A window from Candidatus Gracilibacteria bacterium encodes these proteins:
- the mnmA gene encoding tRNA 2-thiouridine(34) synthase MnmA, which translates to MKSKGKILLGMSGGLDSSVTAALLKEQGYECIGVYMNLWADPVVFDLEDRKKFPQNKCCSIGSLMFARSICQKLGMPFYSINFEETFKGAVVDFFLEGFKEGETPNPCVRCNKTVKFGELFKKMEELGCDYLATGHYAKLITDEEGEVHLHRGKDAAKDQTYFLYNLSQDKLKKIKFPLGDFTKPEVRELAKKFGLTELENKRESQGVCFYPEKTYVEFLKRHLKPGKDFKPGKIKDATGKEVGEHQGLPFYTVGQRKGIGVGGGPALFVNKMDTIKNVLIVGKEEDILSTEIPVRDFNFLSGKAPEEDEIFDARVRSLGHFSKARLIKTEAGTKVHFLQPERAVMPGQSVVLYRGTELVGGGIMCYN; encoded by the coding sequence ATGAAGTCAAAAGGAAAAATATTGCTTGGCATGTCCGGCGGGCTCGATTCATCCGTGACGGCCGCGCTTTTAAAAGAGCAGGGCTACGAGTGCATTGGAGTGTACATGAATTTGTGGGCCGATCCCGTTGTATTCGACCTGGAGGATCGGAAAAAATTCCCACAAAACAAATGCTGCTCCATTGGCTCACTCATGTTTGCCAGGTCTATTTGTCAGAAATTGGGCATGCCTTTTTACAGCATCAATTTTGAAGAAACCTTCAAGGGCGCCGTTGTGGACTTTTTCTTGGAGGGGTTCAAGGAGGGGGAGACCCCAAATCCCTGCGTACGCTGCAACAAAACGGTAAAATTTGGAGAACTCTTCAAGAAAATGGAAGAACTGGGCTGCGACTATTTGGCCACCGGTCATTACGCCAAACTCATTACAGATGAGGAAGGAGAAGTCCACCTGCACCGTGGAAAAGACGCAGCGAAGGACCAGACTTACTTTTTATATAACCTCAGCCAAGACAAACTCAAAAAAATTAAATTTCCATTGGGAGATTTCACCAAGCCGGAGGTGAGGGAACTTGCCAAGAAATTTGGACTCACCGAGTTGGAGAACAAACGCGAAAGCCAAGGGGTTTGTTTTTATCCTGAAAAAACATATGTCGAATTTTTAAAACGACACTTGAAGCCCGGCAAAGATTTTAAGCCGGGGAAGATCAAAGATGCCACTGGGAAAGAAGTGGGAGAGCACCAAGGTCTTCCTTTTTACACCGTTGGCCAGCGCAAAGGGATAGGGGTGGGCGGTGGACCTGCTTTATTCGTAAACAAAATGGACACCATTAAAAATGTGCTCATTGTGGGGAAAGAGGAAGACATTTTAAGCACGGAAATCCCTGTACGAGACTTCAACTTTCTTTCCGGAAAAGCTCCGGAAGAAGATGAGATTTTTGATGCAAGAGTGAGAAGCTTGGGCCATTTCAGCAAGGCCAGGCTCATAAAAACGGAGGCTGGCACCAAAGTTCATTTTTTGCAGCCCGAGCGCGCCGTGATGCCGGGCCAGTCCGTGGTGCTTTATAGAGGAACAGAACTGGTTGGAGGAGGCATAATGTGCTATAATTAG
- a CDS encoding mechanosensitive ion channel domain-containing protein, translating to MNFTIAAFADYLPKVLLVLLVLVVAVLANRVLRFRKVPFLRPFRSFLIWSFALLLILSNLGFDVTSLIAGLGIGGLAVALGLQSTLENIFSSITLLAEKTFAVGDTIRLTGSEEGKVLKMGFRSSILETADKKILIIPNKLLVNGIIEKKQGKNSPHNL from the coding sequence ATGAACTTCACAATCGCCGCTTTTGCCGATTATTTGCCCAAAGTCTTGCTTGTACTCCTGGTTTTGGTGGTGGCGGTGCTGGCCAATCGCGTACTGAGATTTAGAAAAGTCCCCTTCCTTCGACCCTTCCGCAGTTTCCTCATTTGGTCTTTTGCCCTCCTGCTTATTTTGAGTAATTTGGGCTTCGATGTCACCTCCCTCATTGCGGGGCTTGGAATTGGAGGGCTCGCGGTGGCTCTGGGGCTTCAAAGCACTTTGGAAAATATTTTTAGTTCCATCACTTTGCTTGCCGAAAAAACTTTCGCCGTGGGGGACACTATTCGCCTCACGGGTAGCGAAGAAGGCAAGGTCCTTAAAATGGGTTTCCGTAGCAGTATTTTGGAAACCGCGGATAAGAAAATTCTTATCATCCCAAACAAACTGCTGGTCAATGGGATTATTGAAAAAAAACAATGAAAAAATTCACCGCACAACTTGTAA
- the ligA gene encoding NAD-dependent DNA ligase LigA, protein MNKGEAKIRMEQLRKEILQRNYEYFVLDESQVSEAVRDSLKKELIQLETEFPDLVTEDSPTRRVGSMLSGKFPKVQHKSRKWSLADVFSLEELQDWEQRVEKAVGHCEFVTELKLDGLNITLWYEKGKLVKALTRGNGGEGEEVTHTIRTIKTVPLTLFEEVDLEVSGEVILPKASFAKMEGFANARNAAAGTVRQLDPAVAAARDLHMFCYELGANNLGEIPTQFEVLERLKKLGLPVNANCAVHQSAEASIAYLEKWQADRESLPYEIDGVVFKVNEKRKQELLGFTAKSPRFAVAYKFPAMQTTTVLEGITIQIGRTGAATPVAELRPVSVAGSTVSRATLHNEEEIERKDIRIGDTVVIQKAGDVIPEVVEVLSNLRPPDAEVFVFPKLCPSCESILVKPEGEAVRRCPNAECPARKREIFHHFVSRGALDIESLGEKVVDQLIEFGFVKDFADFFLLTKEHLLELPLFKEKKAQNILEAITARRTVPLQKFLYGLGIRFVGEQVAKLLAEYLHASSNASAPSPALILEQLKTSPQEDLEKIEGFGERIAGSIAEWIAIPVHQHLLTKLQSTGLELIWPAQKEVVEGVNGKSFVITGTLSRPREEFKTMIERSGGSVTGSVSKKTDFVLAGEEAGSKLEKAQELGVRVLSEQAFMKFFE, encoded by the coding sequence ATGAACAAAGGGGAAGCCAAAATTCGGATGGAACAACTGAGGAAGGAGATTTTGCAGAGGAATTATGAATATTTTGTGTTGGATGAGTCTCAGGTTTCGGAAGCGGTGCGAGACTCCCTCAAAAAAGAATTGATTCAATTGGAGACGGAATTTCCGGATTTGGTGACCGAAGATTCGCCCACAAGGCGGGTGGGCAGCATGCTTTCGGGAAAATTTCCAAAAGTGCAGCACAAGAGTCGAAAATGGAGTTTGGCGGATGTTTTTTCTTTGGAAGAATTGCAAGATTGGGAGCAGCGAGTGGAAAAAGCGGTTGGGCACTGTGAATTTGTGACTGAGTTGAAATTGGATGGCCTCAACATCACGCTTTGGTACGAGAAAGGGAAATTGGTCAAAGCGCTGACGCGGGGCAACGGAGGAGAAGGCGAAGAGGTGACGCATACCATTCGAACCATTAAAACCGTGCCACTCACTCTATTTGAAGAAGTGGATTTGGAGGTTTCGGGCGAGGTGATTTTGCCCAAAGCCAGTTTTGCAAAGATGGAAGGTTTTGCCAACGCAAGGAACGCCGCCGCCGGGACGGTACGGCAGTTGGACCCCGCGGTGGCGGCGGCGCGAGACTTGCATATGTTTTGTTACGAATTGGGAGCAAACAATTTAGGCGAAATCCCGACGCAATTCGAAGTTCTGGAACGGCTCAAAAAACTGGGTCTCCCCGTCAACGCCAATTGCGCCGTGCATCAATCGGCGGAGGCCAGCATCGCATACCTGGAAAAGTGGCAAGCAGACCGTGAATCCTTGCCCTATGAAATCGATGGAGTGGTGTTTAAGGTGAACGAAAAAAGGAAACAAGAACTACTGGGTTTCACTGCAAAGTCCCCACGCTTCGCGGTGGCATACAAATTTCCGGCCATGCAAACCACCACTGTGTTGGAAGGCATCACCATTCAAATTGGAAGAACCGGTGCCGCCACTCCCGTGGCCGAGCTCCGGCCGGTTTCGGTGGCGGGCTCCACCGTCTCGCGAGCAACACTACACAATGAAGAGGAAATTGAACGAAAGGATATTCGTATTGGAGACACCGTCGTCATCCAAAAAGCCGGCGATGTGATCCCGGAAGTGGTGGAAGTGCTGAGCAACTTGCGGCCTCCCGATGCGGAGGTGTTTGTTTTCCCAAAACTTTGCCCGTCGTGCGAAAGCATTTTGGTGAAGCCCGAGGGGGAGGCCGTGCGCCGCTGCCCAAATGCAGAATGTCCTGCTCGCAAACGGGAAATTTTCCATCACTTTGTTTCTCGCGGCGCGCTCGACATCGAATCCCTCGGAGAAAAAGTAGTGGATCAACTCATTGAATTCGGTTTTGTAAAAGATTTTGCGGACTTCTTTTTGCTCACCAAAGAACACCTGCTGGAACTCCCTCTGTTTAAAGAAAAAAAAGCGCAAAATATTTTGGAGGCGATTACAGCTCGTCGCACGGTCCCACTTCAAAAATTCCTCTACGGCCTCGGCATCCGTTTTGTGGGTGAACAAGTAGCCAAACTTTTGGCGGAATATTTACATGCTTCCTCCAATGCCTCGGCCCCAAGCCCCGCACTCATTCTTGAACAACTCAAGACTTCTCCCCAAGAGGATTTGGAAAAGATTGAAGGTTTTGGTGAACGCATTGCGGGAAGCATCGCGGAGTGGATTGCCATTCCTGTACATCAACACCTGCTCACAAAACTTCAAAGCACCGGTCTTGAACTCATTTGGCCCGCTCAAAAAGAAGTGGTGGAAGGAGTGAATGGAAAATCTTTCGTCATCACGGGGACACTCTCCCGTCCAAGAGAAGAATTCAAAACCATGATTGAGCGCAGTGGCGGCTCCGTGACCGGCTCTGTCAGCAAAAAAACAGACTTCGTTCTTGCCGGTGAAGAAGCCGGCAGCAAACTAGAAAAAGCTCAAGAACTGGGCGTCCGCGTCCTAAGCGAGCAGGCATTTATGAAGTTTTTTGAATAG
- the ychF gene encoding redox-regulated ATPase YchF produces MNLQIAIVGLPNVGKSTLFNALTRSQAAQAANYPFCTIDPNVGVVEVPDERLAALKEVTHTQKVIPAIVEFVDIAGLVKGASQGEGLGNQFLSHIRECNAIAQVVRYFKDGNVTHVHDSVDPKRDREIIESELILADLQTLEKRMIKSASEARGGAKEKVAVHAILEKIKPELESGKLAIQIDLTEEEKELIRDLHLITMKPQMVIVNTGEEEVATIKESELRELLGLAPQTKIIPISAKVEADLVSFTPEEAQSYLKELGLEETGLRHIIREAYDLLGLQTYFTAGEKEVRAWTVKKGATAPQAAGVIHTDFEKGFIRAEVINWKDFVDCQGEAKAREKGLLRLEGKEYLVKDGDVMHFRFSS; encoded by the coding sequence ATGAATCTTCAAATCGCCATCGTCGGCCTGCCCAATGTGGGGAAATCCACTCTGTTCAATGCCCTCACGCGCAGTCAGGCGGCCCAAGCGGCCAACTACCCTTTTTGCACCATTGATCCCAATGTGGGAGTGGTGGAAGTGCCGGATGAACGATTGGCCGCGCTCAAGGAAGTGACGCACACACAAAAAGTCATCCCCGCCATTGTGGAATTCGTGGATATCGCCGGTTTGGTGAAGGGCGCGAGCCAAGGGGAGGGACTCGGGAATCAGTTTCTTTCTCACATTCGTGAATGCAATGCCATCGCCCAAGTGGTGCGCTATTTTAAAGATGGAAATGTGACGCATGTGCACGACAGTGTGGACCCCAAAAGAGACCGCGAAATCATAGAATCGGAACTCATTTTGGCAGACCTTCAAACACTGGAAAAACGCATGATCAAATCCGCCAGTGAGGCCCGTGGCGGTGCAAAAGAAAAAGTGGCTGTCCACGCCATTTTGGAAAAAATTAAGCCCGAGTTGGAGTCCGGAAAATTGGCGATTCAAATCGATTTAACAGAAGAAGAAAAGGAGCTCATTCGCGATTTGCACCTCATCACCATGAAACCTCAAATGGTGATTGTGAACACGGGAGAGGAGGAGGTGGCCACGATTAAGGAGAGTGAACTGCGTGAGCTTTTGGGCTTGGCGCCGCAAACCAAAATCATTCCCATTTCCGCAAAAGTGGAGGCCGATTTGGTGAGCTTTACCCCTGAAGAAGCGCAAAGTTACTTGAAAGAACTCGGGCTCGAAGAAACGGGGCTTCGGCACATCATTCGTGAGGCCTATGATCTTTTGGGACTACAAACTTATTTCACGGCGGGCGAAAAAGAAGTGCGCGCATGGACGGTAAAAAAAGGAGCAACGGCACCTCAAGCAGCGGGAGTGATTCACACCGATTTTGAAAAAGGATTTATTCGTGCCGAGGTGATCAATTGGAAAGATTTTGTGGACTGCCAAGGGGAGGCAAAAGCTCGAGAAAAAGGCCTTCTGCGCTTAGAGGGGAAGGAATATCTTGTGAAAGACGGAGATGTTATGCATTTTCGGTTTTCGTCGTAA
- a CDS encoding sortase, with product MNPHPSFSDLISRLAFQVDRKILALEEESFVRLDLSAHEAVFWPRTMGRFAFLGTVKQFAFTALAIFVLLFSITNAPAYAKMIMASLQGPIAQKMEEAATPELAVLPISGADDQLLALSLTPTSYDNRLQVPSLQINAPIVEPQLGLDALEAKDWNALEDQIRGSLLTGIAHYPGTAEPGKMGNAFYTGHSSNVLWEFSPYNTVFALLPKIEVGADIFITHEQEEFHYRVVSKKEVSPTDTSILKQGDQKNLTLMTCTPVGTALKRLVVTAELID from the coding sequence GTGAATCCACACCCATCCTTCTCGGACCTCATTTCCCGCTTGGCCTTCCAAGTGGACCGGAAAATTCTTGCTTTGGAGGAAGAATCCTTTGTGCGACTGGATCTTTCGGCTCACGAAGCCGTTTTTTGGCCCAGAACCATGGGCAGATTTGCTTTTTTAGGTACCGTGAAGCAGTTCGCATTCACGGCCCTTGCCATCTTTGTGCTGCTTTTCAGTATTACCAATGCACCCGCGTATGCAAAAATGATTATGGCCAGCCTGCAAGGGCCCATCGCCCAAAAAATGGAAGAGGCGGCCACCCCGGAACTTGCGGTGCTCCCCATCTCCGGCGCAGACGATCAACTGTTGGCTCTGAGCCTCACGCCCACGAGTTACGATAATCGTCTGCAAGTGCCTTCACTTCAAATCAATGCTCCCATTGTGGAGCCGCAACTGGGCCTGGACGCTTTGGAGGCTAAGGATTGGAACGCATTGGAAGATCAAATTCGTGGAAGTCTCTTGACCGGAATCGCCCATTACCCGGGGACCGCCGAGCCCGGAAAAATGGGGAATGCTTTTTACACCGGACACAGTTCCAATGTGCTTTGGGAGTTCAGCCCCTACAACACGGTTTTCGCCCTTTTGCCCAAAATAGAAGTGGGTGCGGACATCTTCATCACGCATGAGCAAGAAGAGTTCCACTACAGAGTGGTCTCCAAAAAAGAAGTGAGCCCCACGGACACCAGTATTCTAAAACAAGGCGACCAAAAAAACCTCACCCTCATGACCTGCACCCCCGTGGGCACGGCCCTCAAGCGCTTGGTGGTGACGGCCGAACTGATCGACTAA
- a CDS encoding RelA/SpoT family protein translates to MITSVLTAAKKYLPDLNEPRVLRAYEFAKKAHEGQLRKDGAPYITHPVSAAVILTELHVDEDTLIACLLHDVPEDTSATLEEIEAAFGPKVEFLVDGITKLSKVHYRNDMEERQIDSLKKLFLHSAKDPRIILVKLADRLHNMQTIDAIPNPLKRERIARETLEIFVPIANLLGIWELKNQLEDHCFRVLAPKEYAEIDQLVKSSAMQKANVLKKTLRKVETLLESKKIMDFDVKGRQKNLYSIYRKMLRTGKSFHEIYDLLGIRVLVPDIGACYQVLGILHQSFTPKIGRLKDYIAIPKSNGYQSIHTTVFGIGGVITEFQIRTYDMHLENEYGIAAHYFYSAAHKKQAQVKKKFEKKYEWVKQILDLQRSISSNKQFLEHLKLDVFEDRIFVFTPKGDVIDLPVGSTVLDFAYQIHSDVGMLAVSADINGRPHPLSAPLKSGDTVLIHTSESAEGPQVDWLETVHTNLARTRIREYLKERDRTSVLHQAEELLDHKIRILGFPGLASVSSLQKIMALEHFEMEEWEDLLYEIGHGTVHVQDLIHVLFTEKELFGEACAPVDIRLYDQVPQRKLGALKPEKVHNICITVDGTNRIGLLRDLCNELANAGVNIVTVQSLPRHEAEIARVGFVLEILNFRQYEVAMQAIRKVDGVITIARAQEDPMVTTKTENA, encoded by the coding sequence ATGATTACATCCGTCCTCACTGCCGCCAAAAAATATCTTCCGGACCTCAATGAGCCTAGGGTTCTCCGTGCCTATGAATTTGCGAAAAAAGCCCATGAGGGGCAGTTGCGAAAAGATGGAGCCCCCTACATCACTCACCCTGTTTCAGCGGCTGTCATTTTGACTGAACTCCATGTGGATGAAGACACTTTGATCGCCTGTTTGCTCCATGATGTGCCTGAGGACACTTCAGCCACTCTTGAAGAGATTGAAGCCGCGTTTGGCCCCAAAGTGGAATTTTTGGTGGATGGGATCACCAAACTTTCTAAAGTGCATTACCGCAACGATATGGAGGAACGGCAAATCGACTCCCTCAAAAAACTGTTTTTACACTCGGCAAAAGATCCCCGCATTATTTTGGTGAAGCTGGCGGATCGTCTCCACAATATGCAAACCATCGATGCCATCCCCAATCCCCTCAAACGAGAACGCATCGCACGGGAGACTTTGGAAATCTTTGTGCCCATCGCCAACCTGCTCGGCATCTGGGAACTCAAAAATCAACTGGAGGATCACTGTTTCCGCGTGCTTGCTCCAAAGGAATATGCGGAGATTGACCAACTTGTGAAGAGTTCTGCGATGCAAAAAGCAAATGTCCTTAAAAAAACCTTGAGGAAAGTGGAGACCCTTTTGGAATCGAAGAAAATCATGGACTTTGATGTGAAGGGCCGCCAAAAAAACCTCTACAGCATTTATCGTAAAATGTTGCGAACGGGAAAAAGTTTTCATGAAATCTATGATTTGCTCGGCATTCGTGTTTTAGTCCCGGACATTGGCGCGTGTTACCAAGTACTTGGAATTTTGCATCAAAGTTTTACCCCAAAAATCGGGCGCCTTAAGGATTATATTGCCATCCCAAAATCCAACGGATACCAAAGCATTCACACCACGGTTTTTGGAATAGGCGGAGTGATTACTGAGTTTCAAATCCGAACTTATGATATGCATCTTGAAAACGAATATGGAATCGCGGCTCATTATTTTTATTCTGCGGCTCACAAGAAACAGGCCCAAGTAAAAAAGAAATTTGAAAAGAAATATGAATGGGTGAAACAAATTTTGGATTTGCAGCGAAGCATCTCCAGCAACAAACAATTCCTTGAACATTTAAAACTGGATGTTTTTGAGGACCGTATTTTTGTCTTTACTCCAAAGGGGGATGTGATTGACCTCCCCGTGGGCTCAACGGTTCTGGATTTTGCCTATCAAATCCATAGTGATGTGGGGATGCTCGCGGTTTCTGCCGATATCAATGGCCGTCCCCACCCCCTCAGTGCTCCTCTCAAAAGCGGGGACACGGTTCTCATCCACACTTCTGAATCGGCCGAGGGCCCTCAGGTGGACTGGCTTGAGACCGTTCACACCAATTTGGCGCGGACTCGCATTCGTGAATATCTTAAAGAAAGAGATCGAACTTCTGTTTTGCATCAGGCTGAGGAATTGCTGGATCACAAAATCCGCATTTTGGGCTTCCCCGGACTTGCCAGCGTCAGCAGTCTACAAAAAATCATGGCTCTGGAACATTTTGAGATGGAAGAATGGGAAGATCTGCTTTATGAAATTGGGCATGGGACGGTACATGTCCAAGATCTGATTCATGTGCTCTTTACCGAAAAAGAATTGTTCGGTGAGGCATGCGCGCCTGTGGATATTCGTCTTTACGATCAAGTCCCTCAGAGAAAATTGGGCGCGCTCAAGCCGGAAAAAGTTCACAATATTTGCATCACCGTGGATGGCACCAACCGCATTGGACTTTTACGAGACCTTTGTAATGAACTGGCCAATGCGGGAGTGAACATTGTCACGGTGCAATCGCTCCCACGGCATGAGGCCGAGATCGCACGCGTTGGTTTTGTTCTTGAAATCTTAAATTTCCGCCAATATGAAGTCGCCATGCAGGCGATTCGTAAAGTCGATGGAGTCATTACTATTGCTCGTGCCCAGGAGGATCCTATGGTTACGACGAAAACCGAAAATGCATAA